From a single Bemisia tabaci chromosome 10, PGI_BMITA_v3 genomic region:
- the LOC109032402 gene encoding UDP-glucosyltransferase 2 isoform X7 — translation MPGANWVELFQNKPPKVITVNVWKMLADHNMPKLLKSSVFKDLCNGDNKFDLIFTELFFGQEPLVVLGHIFNAPVVTYASYGYETEPLRSAGAMNALAYLPWKDSPYASVYPLSLFERLDNALIHFTALLFNEYCYFPAHDELLAKHLPGPLPRISDMIRNVSLFFITANTAVDGAKLYPPHVIEISGAHIKEQPLDKELETIMNKAKSGVIYLSFGSSLVKINQLRKEVIQAYLSVFKDLPQTVLMKGDTSYLNSSNFDIPENVLVRNWFDQKSVLAHPNCVLFMTHGGLSSLMEAIHYAVPIIGTAFYGDQQSNLANAEYLGYGIHLAYLNTTQESVRWAINTVLTDSRFKENIGRASKIFRDKPMSPVDTAIYWMEYVIRHEGAHHLKPLTVHMPWYQLFFLDVFVICAAIIFVVVYLFVKLVLFLCRKCVIGTKPLKPKNQ, via the exons ATGC CCGGCGCAAACTGGGTGGAGCTGTTCCAGAACAAACCACCCAAGGTCATCACTGTAAACGTTTGGAAGATGCTTGCCGACCACAACATGCCAAAACTCCTCAAATCCTCCGTCTTCAAAGACCTATGCAACGGCGACAACAAATTTGACCTCATCTTCACGGAGTTGTTCTTCGGGCAGGAGCCTCTGGTTGTCCTCGGACACATCTTCAACGCCCCCGTCGTTACTTACGCCTCTTACGGATACGAAACGGAGCCCCTCCGTAGCGCCGGCGCCATGAATGCCCTTGCGTATCTACCCTGGAAGGACTCTCCTTACGCGAGCGTGTACCCTTTGAGTCTCTTCGAAAGGCTGGATAACGCGCTGATCCATTTCACAGCGTTGCTCTTCAACGAATATTGCTATTTTCCTGCACACGACGAACTGCTGGCCAAGCATCTTCCTGGACCATTGCCCCGCATTTCGGATATGATAAGGAATGTTTCGCTCTTCTTCATCACCGCTAATACCGCGGTGGATGGTGCCAAACTCTACCCACCGCACGTGATTGAGATTTCTGGGGCCCACATCAAAGAACAGCCTTTGGACAAG GAGCTGGAAACAATAATGAATAAGGCAAAGAGCGGTGTGATTTATCTCTCTTTTGGATCATCACTCGTGAAAATAAATCAGCTACGGAAGGAGGTTATCCAAGCTTATCTATCTGTTTTCAAAGATCTGCCGCAGACCGTTCTAATGAAAGGAGACACCTCTTACCTCAATTCCTCCAACTTCGATATCCCCGAGAACGTCCTCGTAAGGAATTGGTTCGACCAGAAGAGTGTTTTAG CACATCCAAACTGCGTTTTGTTTATGACTCATGGGGGTCTGTCAAGTCTGATGGAGGCGATTCACTACGCTGTGCCCATCATCGGAACGGCGTTCTATGGGGATCAACAAAGTAATTTAGCGAACGCAGAATACCTTGGTTACGGAATACACCTAGCGTACCTGAATACAACGCAGGAATCCGTGCGTTGGGCAATCAATACAGTATTAACGGATTCAAG GTTTAAAGAAAACATCGGTagagcttcgaaaattttcagggacaaACCAATGTCACCCGTGGATACAGCTATTTATTGGATGGAATACGTAATCCGCCATGAGGGTGCTCATCACCTAAAACCTCTAACGGTTCACATGCCATGGTATCAGCTTTTCTTTTTAGATGTTTTTGTGATATGTGCTGCTATAATTTTTGTGGTGGTTTACCTTTTTGTGAAACTAGTCTTATTTTTATGTCGAAAATGTGTCATTGGAACCAAACCCTTAAAACCAAAGAAtcaataa
- the LOC109032402 gene encoding UDP-glucosyltransferase 2 isoform X6, producing MQFSIVLTVVCIAIGGSAHNILVFLPNVYRSHYAQVEPIFHALAGRGHNLTIVSPFPPKNETPNIRHFHLALESFEQLMPGANWVELFQNKPPKVITVNVWKMLADHNMPKLLKSSVFKDLCNGDNKFDLIFTELFFGQEPLVVLGHIFNAPVVTYASYGYETEPLRSAGAMNALAYLPWKDSPYASVYPLSLFERLDNALIHFTALLFNEYCYFPAHDELLAKHLPGPLPRISDMIRNVSLFFITANTAVDGAKLYPPHVIEISGAHIKEQPLDKELETIMNKAKSGVIYLSFGSSLVKINQLRKEVIQAYLSVFKDLPQTVLMKGDTSYLNSSNFDIPENVLVRNWFDQKSVLAHPNCVLFMTHGGLSSLMEAIHYAVPIIGTAFYGDQQSNLANAEYLGYGIHLAYLNTTQESVRWAINTVLTDSRFKENIGRASKIFRDKPMSPVDTAIYWMEYVIRHEGAHHLKPLTVHMPWSADFQRHSQHSYGTT from the exons ATGCAGTTTTCAATCGTGTTGACAGTTGTTTGCATTGCGATTGGGGGCTCGGCCCACAACATCCTCGTGTTTTTGCCCAACGTGTATCGGAGTCACTACGCTCAAGTGGAGCCCATCTTCCATGCCCTCGCAGGTCGCGGTCATAATCTCACCATTGTGAGCCCTTTTCCGCCCAAAAATGAGACTCCTAATATCCGGCATTTCCATCTGGCACTGGAGAGCTTCGAGCAACTTATGC CCGGCGCAAACTGGGTGGAGCTGTTCCAGAACAAACCACCCAAGGTCATCACTGTAAACGTTTGGAAGATGCTTGCCGACCACAACATGCCAAAACTCCTCAAATCCTCCGTCTTCAAAGACCTATGCAACGGCGACAACAAATTTGACCTCATCTTCACGGAGTTGTTCTTCGGGCAGGAGCCTCTGGTTGTCCTCGGACACATCTTCAACGCCCCCGTCGTTACTTACGCCTCTTACGGATACGAAACGGAGCCCCTCCGTAGCGCCGGCGCCATGAATGCCCTTGCGTATCTACCCTGGAAGGACTCTCCTTACGCGAGCGTGTACCCTTTGAGTCTCTTCGAAAGGCTGGATAACGCGCTGATCCATTTCACAGCGTTGCTCTTCAACGAATATTGCTATTTTCCTGCACACGACGAACTGCTGGCCAAGCATCTTCCTGGACCATTGCCCCGCATTTCGGATATGATAAGGAATGTTTCGCTCTTCTTCATCACCGCTAATACCGCGGTGGATGGTGCCAAACTCTACCCACCGCACGTGATTGAGATTTCTGGGGCCCACATCAAAGAACAGCCTTTGGACAAG GAGCTGGAAACAATAATGAATAAGGCAAAGAGCGGTGTGATTTATCTCTCTTTTGGATCATCACTCGTGAAAATAAATCAGCTACGGAAGGAGGTTATCCAAGCTTATCTATCTGTTTTCAAAGATCTGCCGCAGACCGTTCTAATGAAAGGAGACACCTCTTACCTCAATTCCTCCAACTTCGATATCCCCGAGAACGTCCTCGTAAGGAATTGGTTCGACCAGAAGAGTGTTTTAG CACATCCAAACTGCGTTTTGTTTATGACTCATGGGGGTCTGTCAAGTCTGATGGAGGCGATTCACTACGCTGTGCCCATCATCGGAACGGCGTTCTATGGGGATCAACAAAGTAATTTAGCGAACGCAGAATACCTTGGTTACGGAATACACCTAGCGTACCTGAATACAACGCAGGAATCCGTGCGTTGGGCAATCAATACAGTATTAACGGATTCAAG GTTTAAAGAAAACATCGGTagagcttcgaaaattttcagggacaaACCAATGTCACCCGTGGATACAGCTATTTATTGGATGGAATACGTAATCCGCCATGAGGGTGCTCATCACCTAAAACCTCTAACGGTTCACATGCCATG GTCGGCCGATTTTCAAAGGCACTCGCAACATAGCTACGGCACCACGTGA
- the LOC109032402 gene encoding UDP-glycosyltransferase UGT4 isoform X4 — protein MQFSIVLTVVCIAIGGSAHNILVFLPNVYRSHYAQVEPIFHALAGRGHNLTIVSPFPPKNETPNIRHFHLALESFEQLMPGANWVELFQNKPPKVITVNVWKMLADHNMPKLLKSSVFKDLCNGDNKFDLIFTELFFGQEPLVVLGHIFNAPVVTYASYGYETEPLRSAGAMNALAYLPWKDSPYASVYPLSLFERLDNALIHFTALLFNEYCYFPAHDELLAKHLPGPLPRISDMIRNVSLFFITANTAVDGAKLYPPHVIEISGAHIKEQPLDKELETIMNKAKSGVIYLSFGSSLVKINQLRKEVIQAYLSVFKDLPQTVLMKGDTSYLNSSNFDIPENVLVRNWFDQKSVLAHPNCVLFMTHGGLSSLMEAIHYAVPIIGTAFYGDQQSNLANAEYLGYGIHLAYLNTTQESVRWAINTVLTDSRFKENIGRASKIFRDKPMSPVDTAIYWMEYVIRHEGAHHLKPLTVHMPWYQLFFLDVFVICAAIIFVVVYLFVKLVLFLCRKCVIGTKPLKPKNQ, from the exons ATGCAGTTTTCAATCGTGTTGACAGTTGTTTGCATTGCGATTGGGGGCTCGGCCCACAACATCCTCGTGTTTTTGCCCAACGTGTATCGGAGTCACTACGCTCAAGTGGAGCCCATCTTCCATGCCCTCGCAGGTCGCGGTCATAATCTCACCATTGTGAGCCCTTTTCCGCCCAAAAATGAGACTCCTAATATCCGGCATTTCCATCTGGCACTGGAGAGCTTCGAGCAACTTATGC CCGGCGCAAACTGGGTGGAGCTGTTCCAGAACAAACCACCCAAGGTCATCACTGTAAACGTTTGGAAGATGCTTGCCGACCACAACATGCCAAAACTCCTCAAATCCTCCGTCTTCAAAGACCTATGCAACGGCGACAACAAATTTGACCTCATCTTCACGGAGTTGTTCTTCGGGCAGGAGCCTCTGGTTGTCCTCGGACACATCTTCAACGCCCCCGTCGTTACTTACGCCTCTTACGGATACGAAACGGAGCCCCTCCGTAGCGCCGGCGCCATGAATGCCCTTGCGTATCTACCCTGGAAGGACTCTCCTTACGCGAGCGTGTACCCTTTGAGTCTCTTCGAAAGGCTGGATAACGCGCTGATCCATTTCACAGCGTTGCTCTTCAACGAATATTGCTATTTTCCTGCACACGACGAACTGCTGGCCAAGCATCTTCCTGGACCATTGCCCCGCATTTCGGATATGATAAGGAATGTTTCGCTCTTCTTCATCACCGCTAATACCGCGGTGGATGGTGCCAAACTCTACCCACCGCACGTGATTGAGATTTCTGGGGCCCACATCAAAGAACAGCCTTTGGACAAG GAGCTGGAAACAATAATGAATAAGGCAAAGAGCGGTGTGATTTATCTCTCTTTTGGATCATCACTCGTGAAAATAAATCAGCTACGGAAGGAGGTTATCCAAGCTTATCTATCTGTTTTCAAAGATCTGCCGCAGACCGTTCTAATGAAAGGAGACACCTCTTACCTCAATTCCTCCAACTTCGATATCCCCGAGAACGTCCTCGTAAGGAATTGGTTCGACCAGAAGAGTGTTTTAG CACATCCAAACTGCGTTTTGTTTATGACTCATGGGGGTCTGTCAAGTCTGATGGAGGCGATTCACTACGCTGTGCCCATCATCGGAACGGCGTTCTATGGGGATCAACAAAGTAATTTAGCGAACGCAGAATACCTTGGTTACGGAATACACCTAGCGTACCTGAATACAACGCAGGAATCCGTGCGTTGGGCAATCAATACAGTATTAACGGATTCAAG GTTTAAAGAAAACATCGGTagagcttcgaaaattttcagggacaaACCAATGTCACCCGTGGATACAGCTATTTATTGGATGGAATACGTAATCCGCCATGAGGGTGCTCATCACCTAAAACCTCTAACGGTTCACATGCCATGGTATCAGCTTTTCTTTTTAGATGTTTTTGTGATATGTGCTGCTATAATTTTTGTGGTGGTTTACCTTTTTGTGAAACTAGTCTTATTTTTATGTCGAAAATGTGTCATTGGAACCAAACCCTTAAAACCAAAGAAtcaataa
- the LOC109032412 gene encoding UDP-glucosyltransferase 2 isoform X2 — protein MRVFGNLMERFTEAPHPIFRLGERKRRADQQVPQLLRSALFRDLISNDNKFDLIFTELFFGFEAFVALGNIFNAPVVTYSSYGYDGDILRYSGAANAISYLSIKYLPYGGPMSLMQRLENTLLHIATVLYTEYWYLPHHDALLAEYIPGPLPRITDMLGNVSLFFLTANTALDGAKVYPPSVIEISGIHLKEPGPLDEDLKTIMDTAKNGVIFFCFGSILKASDFRREAIHAFLSVFEELDQTILWKADLNASEWNIPKNVHIKDWFPQTSVLAHPNCVLFLTHGGVSSMMEAIKHAVPVVGIPFYGDQIVNLANAEYFGYGLRVTYKNLSQQSLRWAMTTVLGDSRFKENIRKASNIFTDKPMSSLETALYWIEYVARHKGAHHLKPLAAKMPWYQLLLLDVIVVYLGAFIIILSFVVKIVSYLVKKYVFKTENFKKKIKSN, from the exons ATGCgag tttttggAAACTTGATGGAGCGTTTCACGGAAGCCCCACATCCAATATTCAGACTCGGTGAGCGGAAACGACGCGCCGATCAGCAAGTACCGCAGCTTCTCCGATCGGCCCTCTTCCGTGATTTAATCAGCAACGACAACAAATTCGACCTGATTTTCACCGAGCTTTTCTTTGGATTCGAGGCTTTTGTCGCTCTTGGCAACATCTTTAATGCTCCTGTCGTCACTTACTCATCTTATGGTTATGATGGTGATATACTCAG GTACTCCGGCGCTGCAAATGCAATCTCATACCTGTCCATAAAGTATCTCCCTTATGGAGGGCCGATGAGCCTAATGCAAAGGCTAGAAAACACTCTACTCCACATAGCCACAGTGCTGTACACGGAGTACTGGTACTTACCACATCACGACGCTTTACTGGCCGAGTATATTCCCGGACCTCTTCCTCGCATCACGGATATGCTTGGGAAcgtctctttattttttctcacagCCAACACTGCCTTGGATGGGGCTAAAGTGTACCCTCCAAGCGTCATCGAAATATCCGGAATACACCTCAAAGAACCGGGGCCATTGGACGAG GATTTGAAAACAATAATGGACACAGCCAAAAATGgagtaattttcttttgtttcggGTCCATACTGAAAGCCAGCGATTTTCGGAGAGAGGCGATCCACGCATTTTTATCAGTATTTGAGGAGTTGGACCAAACCATACTGTGGAAAGCAGACTTGAACGCTTCCGAATGGAACATCCCGAAAAATGTTCACATAAAGGATTGGTTTCCTCAAACTAGTGTTTTAG CCCACCCTAACTGTGTCCTATTTCTTACGCATGGAGGTGTGTCAAGCATGATGGAGGCGATCAAACATGCTGTTCCCGTCGTTGGAATCCCCTTCTATGGAGACCAAATCGTTAATCTTGCCAATGCTGAGTATTTTGGCTATGGTCTGAGGGTGACTTACAAAAATCTAAGCCAGCAATCACTGCGTTGGGCAATGACTACAGTTTTAGGAGATTCTAG GTTCAAGGAAAACATCAGGAAAGCTTCGAATATCTTCACCGACAAACCCATGTCATCACTAGAAACGGCTTTGTACTGGATAGAATATGTAGCACGCCATAAAGGCGCACATCATTTGAAACCTTTGGCAGCGAAAATGCCCTGGTATCAACTTCTCTTATTGGACGTAATTGTTGTGTACTTAGGAGCTTTTATTATAATCCTTAGTTTTGTAGTAAAAATCGTCTCGTACCTAGTCAAAAAGTATgtcttcaaaactgaaaactttaagaaaaaGATTAAATCGAATTAA
- the LOC109032412 gene encoding UDP-glycosyltransferase UGT4 isoform X1: MRDMKVTILLSALCMLRGCTTYNILVFLPNPIWSHYVQVEHIIHSLGLRGHNVTVMSPYPTKNGTGNVRHFFLAPETSPAYFFGNLMERFTEAPHPIFRLGERKRRADQQVPQLLRSALFRDLISNDNKFDLIFTELFFGFEAFVALGNIFNAPVVTYSSYGYDGDILRYSGAANAISYLSIKYLPYGGPMSLMQRLENTLLHIATVLYTEYWYLPHHDALLAEYIPGPLPRITDMLGNVSLFFLTANTALDGAKVYPPSVIEISGIHLKEPGPLDEDLKTIMDTAKNGVIFFCFGSILKASDFRREAIHAFLSVFEELDQTILWKADLNASEWNIPKNVHIKDWFPQTSVLAHPNCVLFLTHGGVSSMMEAIKHAVPVVGIPFYGDQIVNLANAEYFGYGLRVTYKNLSQQSLRWAMTTVLGDSRFKENIRKASNIFTDKPMSSLETALYWIEYVARHKGAHHLKPLAAKMPWYQLLLLDVIVVYLGAFIIILSFVVKIVSYLVKKYVFKTENFKKKIKSN, from the exons ATGCgag ATATGAAGGTCACTATTTTATTGTCAGCTTTGTGCATGCTTCGAGGTTGCACCACGTATAACATTCtcgtatttttgccaaatcCAATTTGGAGTCACTATGTCCAAGTCGAGCATATCATTCATTCTTTAGGACTGCGTGGTCACAACGTGACGGTTATGAGTCCGTATCCGACCAAAAATGGGACTGGAAACGTTCGACATTTCTTCCTAGCTCCAGAAACTAGCCCTGCTTACT tttttggAAACTTGATGGAGCGTTTCACGGAAGCCCCACATCCAATATTCAGACTCGGTGAGCGGAAACGACGCGCCGATCAGCAAGTACCGCAGCTTCTCCGATCGGCCCTCTTCCGTGATTTAATCAGCAACGACAACAAATTCGACCTGATTTTCACCGAGCTTTTCTTTGGATTCGAGGCTTTTGTCGCTCTTGGCAACATCTTTAATGCTCCTGTCGTCACTTACTCATCTTATGGTTATGATGGTGATATACTCAG GTACTCCGGCGCTGCAAATGCAATCTCATACCTGTCCATAAAGTATCTCCCTTATGGAGGGCCGATGAGCCTAATGCAAAGGCTAGAAAACACTCTACTCCACATAGCCACAGTGCTGTACACGGAGTACTGGTACTTACCACATCACGACGCTTTACTGGCCGAGTATATTCCCGGACCTCTTCCTCGCATCACGGATATGCTTGGGAAcgtctctttattttttctcacagCCAACACTGCCTTGGATGGGGCTAAAGTGTACCCTCCAAGCGTCATCGAAATATCCGGAATACACCTCAAAGAACCGGGGCCATTGGACGAG GATTTGAAAACAATAATGGACACAGCCAAAAATGgagtaattttcttttgtttcggGTCCATACTGAAAGCCAGCGATTTTCGGAGAGAGGCGATCCACGCATTTTTATCAGTATTTGAGGAGTTGGACCAAACCATACTGTGGAAAGCAGACTTGAACGCTTCCGAATGGAACATCCCGAAAAATGTTCACATAAAGGATTGGTTTCCTCAAACTAGTGTTTTAG CCCACCCTAACTGTGTCCTATTTCTTACGCATGGAGGTGTGTCAAGCATGATGGAGGCGATCAAACATGCTGTTCCCGTCGTTGGAATCCCCTTCTATGGAGACCAAATCGTTAATCTTGCCAATGCTGAGTATTTTGGCTATGGTCTGAGGGTGACTTACAAAAATCTAAGCCAGCAATCACTGCGTTGGGCAATGACTACAGTTTTAGGAGATTCTAG GTTCAAGGAAAACATCAGGAAAGCTTCGAATATCTTCACCGACAAACCCATGTCATCACTAGAAACGGCTTTGTACTGGATAGAATATGTAGCACGCCATAAAGGCGCACATCATTTGAAACCTTTGGCAGCGAAAATGCCCTGGTATCAACTTCTCTTATTGGACGTAATTGTTGTGTACTTAGGAGCTTTTATTATAATCCTTAGTTTTGTAGTAAAAATCGTCTCGTACCTAGTCAAAAAGTATgtcttcaaaactgaaaactttaagaaaaaGATTAAATCGAATTAA